ataaaaatactaggaaatcaagctcaatatgtctgacgtcatctatcagagtgatctagtttaattgaaagctatcaTATACTtggactaaaaaatacagggttgacagcaatcgaaagacaaattagtcttatgcaaccgctgatttacatttttaaaattatccttacttttcaatacagggtttggcaagtgaagctataccaaaacaaaatggcgaaatatgccgtttaaaatatttcgacagaaacacgatttatcatattaaatatttgcttactttgagctgttcttccatcagattcttgggcaatgtatcctttctatgttataagacgtcttttggtcgatagatgtcctctgtccttcgaaatgtccaccaccaacgaccgacaccccaaaacgtgtccaagttcagagtgcacaacaaataaattcctcaaaatcgcactaaacggatataattgctataaaacggttcaaattaactacattatgatgtttttacaactataacgactgaaaacatgaccggagaaaattgctggttagacaacgatgttggaacgaggcaagtccgatggccttcacttcaggcgcacgacgagaaaggacggtctctatacattttggtcttttataatggctgtgaatgtccatgATTCCatgaaacgtgatgacgtacagacaccagaggaagacgtaggcagtgtcgtttcttcatagcattcactgtcgccttaaaacagaccccagatcagaggtaaaaatttctgaaatctgaaactgtcatgaaagtgctgtagaaattgttctgtacactcagagacaaaattccaacttctatagaaactagaaggtgttttctatccaataatacaataatatgcatattgtacgatcagaatttagcacgaggcagtttaatttggagacacaaatatgctaatgcggaacagcacccctatagttcaaGAAGtttttaaagacaacaaagtcaaggtatttggagtggccatcacaagccctgacctcaatcccatagaacatttgtgggcagaactgaaaaagcgtgttgcgagcaaggaggcctacaaacttgactcagttacatcagctctgtcaggaggaatgggccaaaattcaccaaacttattgtgggaagctttggaaggctacccaaaacatttaacccaagttaacaatttaaggcaatgctccaaatactaattgagtgtatgtaaactctgacccactgggaatgtgatgaaagaaataaaagctgaaataaataattctctctactattattctgacatttcacattcttaaaataaagtggtaatcttaactgacctaagacagggaatttttactaggattaaatgtcaggatatgtgaaaaactgagtttaaatgtatttggcaaaggtgtatgtaaacttcaactgtagatattataagattctgttttttatttttaatattttcaaagattttgaaaaacttgctttcactttgtcattacggagtattgtgtggagattgctgaagatttttattttttaatacattttagaataaggctgtaataacagaatgtggaaacgtcaaggggtctgaattctactcgaatgcactgtatttgtagCTCAGTGGCCTCGGCATACATCTCAACATAtatgtagctctgagtctcagtGGCCTCGGCATACATCTCAACATAtatgtagctctgagtctcagtGGCCTCGGCATACATCTCAACTAtatgtagctctgagtctcagtGGCCTCGGCATACATCTCAACATAtatgtagctctgagtctcagtGGCCTCGGCTGCATCTCAACATATATGTAGCTCTGAGTCTTCTTGGGtcgggaacaatggtggacatcttgaagcaagtgaggacagcagattgggatagtgtgagattgaatatgttcgtaaacactccagccagctggtctgcacatgctctgaggacgcggctagggatgccgccttgcgagggttaacatgcttaaatgtcttactcacgtcggccacggaggacgagagcccacagtccttgggagcgggccgcgttggtggcattgtgtttatcctcaaagcgggcgaagaaggtgtttagcttctcTGGGAGCAATCGGTGTCCGTAatgtggctggctttccctttataatccctGATTgtctgtaaaccctgccacatatgtctcgtgtctgagccgttgaattgtgactccactttgtctctgtactaaccttttgcctgtttgattgccttatggggGCAACATAAATGTATCTCTGGAACAAAAGAGTATGCAGCATGCTCTCTCATGAGTAATGGTACAGTtgggctgtgtgtggttgttgatGGATGAAAACATATTTACAGTACATAGTGTCACTATATTCACTTTATTCATTTTCTTGATAGTTTGAAAACCAAATGATTTAGGATGGTCACTAGTGGGCTGAGACTTCAACGTTAAACAGCTTTGTGCAAGAGTAGTTCAGGTACATTTGAAATGCTCCATGGTACATACCTGATATGCTGACATTTCAATGTTAAACAATGTATTTCTTTTAGTATTTCATGCATATTTTATGTTCTGCATGCTGCATAACGACAGGCTagcctagtggggcggcaggtagcctagtggggcggcaggtagcctaatggggatcaggtaggcctagtggggtggcaggtagcctagtgggcagcaggtagcctagtggggtggcaggtagcctagtggggtggcaggtagcctagtggggcggcaagtagcctagtggggtggcaggtagcccaaTGGGgaatcaggtagcctagtggggcggcaggtagcccaatGGGgaatcaggtagcctagtggggtggcagggtagcctagtggggaatcaggtagcctagtggttagagcgttgaactagtaaccaaaaggttgcaagtttgaatccccgagctgacaaggtaaaaatctgttgttctgcccctgaacaaggcagttaacccactgttcctaggccgtcacaaaataagaatttgttcttaactgacttgcctagttaagtaaaaaaaaatatataaatgtatatatagaTTTTAGAATGTAGACAAGGTGACAGGGTTAATGCGTGATTCATTCTCTTTCTATACGACTGATACCAACGACTGTCTATAGTGACAGATAGGCCAACCTATTATGACAGAATGTATGACAGGAAGTTAGCACTCATGGCTGTCGAATGTGAGAACTTGACATTGTGATGACTGATGCTCAAATTACAATTGAAGGCGACATTTCTGCTCAATTAACTCCTTTCACTTCCCCCTCTGTTTTGTTCCTTCTCCGTGTTATTTATGGATGACGCGAGCGAGTGACGTGTGGCTGGCGCCTGCGGGCACTGTTTCACGCCCAGCATCCATTATATTTAACAAAGTGCAGTAAATGTCGGAGCAGAAGCTTGGTGAGTGCGCCCGTGAACTCACCTGTCATAGCGCTCAACATGCACGTCAACATGAATACTCAGCAGGTCAAACCTCACGCACCTTGAAACATCATTCAACAGAGTCCGAGAGGAAKCCTGACACGTAATCGATGGTGTCTACTGTAAGTGAACTAACGTTCCTCGTCGGACGGGTAGATGCTCCATCTTTATTGACTGACGTTGAGACTTCCGTTTTTATTGAGAATAGATGTTTTCTCCCACCTGTGGAGACATTATTGGACAGTAGATAGACTGTCTGATATAGGAGTGAATGTACTGTAGGAGTAAATGAGGAAAACGTCCAAACAGTTGAAGTTATTCTAGTACGAGCCACCATCTTTTACCGCACTCTGATAGCTGGCATGCTAGGTTAACATGGACCAAGTCTTCTGCTACTCCCCATTACACAGTGAGATAGGGATGACAGACGGTTTAAAACGGTCCTGAGTGGTGCAACATATTCCTCCTTCCCTAAAGTGTAAGAGACAAGACTACAGCTTAACCACACTGACACATTGCCTGGCTCCTGGCACGAGGACTGCCTGCTGCCTTTGGCAATGAGCGCAGAGTTATATAGTCCAGTTATGCTGACAGTTCTCTttctttattcctctctctctctccctccctctcttattctctctccctctctttccctctctccctctttctccctccctccctccctccctccctccctccctccctcgttttCTCCCCCAGGCTGTGACGAAGCCGGCACGtggcagaggggagagaggatgctGCGTCTCTGGCCCAGTGTGAGAACCTCCCCCTGGGGAAGCCTGCGTTGGACCCAGGGCCCCACGGGCCGCTGATCCCCCTTCTGTGTCTCTGTGATTTATGGCTACTGGGGATCTGGCCACTGCAGACTCCTCTCTCACGTTCAcattcacaaatacacacacactgcaccactGGACAAagccacacacactgcacacccgTGCCCAGTGCTGCCCCATAGAGTGACTCCaccacacactgaacaaaataatctCTCTCAGCCTCCACACTCACTGAGGGACTGCGCCACACACACTGAGGGACTGAGCCACACACACTGAGGGACTGAGCCACACACACTGAGGGACTGAGCCACACACACTGAGGGACTGAGCCACACTCACGTGAGGGACTGAGCCACACACACGAGGGACTGAGCCACACACCCACACTGAGggactgagccacacacacactgaggacggagccacacaccacactgagggactgagacacacacactgagggacGAGAGCCACACACACTGAGGGACTGAGCGCCACACACACGAGGAaggcgccacacacacactgagggactGAGCCACACACACTGAGGGACTGAGGCCCACACACACTGAGGTACTGAGCCACACACACTGAAGGGTACTGAGCCACACACTGAGGGAACTGAGCACACACTCACTGAGGGAACTGAAGGCCACACAACTCACTGAGGGACTGCGCCACACACACTGAGGGGACTGAGCCCACACACACTGAGGGACTGCGCCACACACACTGAGGACTGAGCCACACACACTGAGGGACTGAGCCACCACTGAGGGACTGAGCCACACCCACACTGAGGGGACTAGCCACACACACTGAGggactgagccacacacacacgaggactGGCCCACACACCACTGAGGGACTgagccaccacacacactgagggaCTGCGCCACACACACTGAGGACTGGCCACACCACACACTGAGGGACTGAGCCCACACACAACACTGAGGGGACGTGAGGATCTAATCCTTCNNNNNNNNNNNNNNNNNNNNNNNNNNNNNACTGAGCCACACACACTGAGggactgagccacacacacactgagggactGAGCCACACACACTGAGGGACTGAGCCACACACACTGAGGGACTGAGCCACACACACTGAGGTACTGAGCCACACACACTGCTTTTCTCTGCCCCATACAACCTCCCATTGCACCACTGTGTCCTATACACACCTCTCTGTGTATCCTCCACTCCCCCGGAGTGTGCAGATTAGCATCCCAGTATGAGTCATGGATCGTCAGCCTAAGAGGCACCTGCTTTACTAGCAGAGGTGGATCAATGGAACTGCACTGAGTGATGACATGATGTTCCTGAATTCGCATGGCTTGAGAAAAATCACCTGATAGCAGCCGTGCAAAGACTGACCACCCCTAACTTCACTGTTTTTAATCACTAGACTGACTCTCACTGGACGGACGCTCCCTGGACTGTCTCTCCCTGGACTGTCTCTCCCTGGACTGTCTCTCCCTGGACTGTCTCTCCCTGGACTGACACTCACTGGAGTGACTCTCCTTGGACTGACACTCCCTGGAGTGACTCTCCTTGGACTGACACTCCCTGGACTGTCTCTCCCTGGACTGTCTCTCCCTGGACTGTCTCTCCCTGGACTGTCTCTCCTTGGACTGACACTCCCTGGAGTGACTCTCACTGGACTAACTTTCCCAGAACTGACTAACTGGACTGACTCTCAAAGGACTGAGTATGACTCACTGGCATCCCCCAGGGATAACCGTTATCCCCCTTTGACATTTAAATTTTTGACACGGCCATGTCCCTTTTTCTGAACCCGTTCTTTTTCTAAACTCGGAAGCCGTGGACTGGAGGTGAGAGCCAGCGGGCGGTCAGCTCCTCACCATGGTGTTGCCGCCCCCGGACAAACGCCACGTGTGCCTGACCACCATCGTCATCATGACCAGCATGGCCTTCATGGATGCTTACCTGGTGGAGCAGAACCAGGGGCCCAGGAAGATCGGCGTGTGCATCATTGTGCTGGTCGGGGACATCTGCTTCCTCATCGTGCTGCGCTACGTGGCCGTGTGGGTGGGCGCAGAGGTGCGCACGGCCCGCCGCGGCTACGCCATGATCCTCTGGTTCCTCTACATCTTTGTACTGGAGATCAAGCTCTACTTCATCTTCCAGAACTGCAAGGCCGATAGGAAGTCCCTGGAGACGGTGGCCCGGAAAGCCTTGACTCtgctactgtctgtgtgtgtcccggGGCTTTACTTGGTTCTAGTGGCTCTGGACAGCATGGAGTATGTGAGGACCTTCAGGAAGAAGGAGGACATGCGGGGGAGGATCTTCTGGGTGGCTCTTGATCTTCTGGATCTTCTTGACATCCAGGCCAACCTGTGGGAGCCTCAGCGGACCGGCCTGCCCATCTGGGCCGAGGGGCTGATGTTCTTCTACTGCTAcgtcctcctcctcaccctgccCTGCGTCTCCCTCAGCGAGATCTCCACGCAAGGGGAACACGTGTCGCTCCAGAAGATGATGCTCTACCCTGTCCTCAGCCTGATCACCATCAACGTGGTCACTATCCTGATCCGCGGGGTCAACATGGTGCTGTTCCAGGACAGTAGAGTCTCCACCATCTTCGTCGGCAAGAACGTGGTGGCGATCGCCACGAAGGCGTCCACCTTCCTGGAGTACCGGCGTCAAGTGAAGGAGTTCCCTCAACCGCAGAACGCCATGGCGTTGGAGCCGCAGCAGAACTCTGTGGGCCGCGGACATACACCCCACACGTCGCACTCGCAGCCTCTGGCCAACTCCACCAACCTGCCCCACGAACCCTCGCCAGCACCACACATGGAAACATGACCCCCAGCACTGGACCCTCTGGACACCAGCGGAGCATCTCCACCGCTGCCGTCAGTGACTAACTACAGTGACTAACTACAGTGACTAACTAGAGTGACTAACTACAGTGACTAACTAGAGTGACTAACTAAAACAGAACTTCTGGTGTGACTCGTTCTGTCTATCCAGTCTCTGAGAGTTTGGTATTAAGAGAGATGTGGGTTTCATGACAGGATGCTATTCTTCTGCCTATCAAGCCCACTTGAACAACAGAGGATTTAACAACTAGAGGTATATTTTCagcctctgtctgcctgtctgtctattgGAGAAGGATAAAGATTCACCTTCTTGATTCTGACAGGAGCGAACTGTTgtggttttatttgtttttaaatgaacaATTTTATTCTGCAGCTGAGTAATGTATGTTGTGTAACAGTAAATTTTACAATTTGTTCCTCTGAATATCTGTGATTTTCTAAAACCCCTTTCGACTGTCCATTGCGTGGCTTTTTTCTTTGTAGTCCTTAAAAAGGAGGTATACCACTCGCCCTACAGAAGCACTAAGTTGAAGTGGAGAAAGAYaggatggagaggagaggaagggaaggagaaagggtCAATAAGAAGGGTGGCAGTAGAAGAGTGAAATTCAGCCTCTGCTTTAATTCTGCTGAGAAAGGAGCTAACTGGAGTCTGCTGACGCTTTACGACCAACTGGTCTGCTGCCTCGGTCAATGTGACGCTTTACGACCAAATGGTCTGCTGCCTCGGTCAATGTGACGCTTTACGWCCAACTGGTCTGCTGCCTCGGTCAGTGTGACGTTTTATGACCAAATGGTCTGCTGCCTCGGTCAGTGTGACATTTTACGACCAAATGGTCTGCTGCCTCGGTCAGTGTGACATTTGCTGACCAAATGGTCTGCTGCCTCGGTCAGTGTGACGTTTTACGACCAAATGGTCTGCTGCCTCGGTCAGTGTGACATTTTACGACCAAATGGTCTACTGCCTCGGTCAGTGTGACATTTTACGACCAAATGATCTGCTGCCTCGGTCAGTGTGACGCTTTACGACCAAATGTATGCTAAAAGCACCAGAGCTCAGCACTATACACTCTACTTGAGGCAGCCAACCGTGTGTGTgattctgcgtgtgtgtgtgtgtgcttgtgtgtgtgtctgcgtgtgtgtgtgtgtacacgtgtgagGGGGCAGAGGGGTGCTCGTGTGAAACTGTATTTCAAGTTCAAGtcttgtcacatgcacaagtacagtgaaatgcttcactTYCAAATTTACCCAGCAGTGCtgtaatcaatatcaaaatattataactaataatacattttttacaaattataataataattacatatatatatatata
The window above is part of the Salvelinus sp. IW2-2015 unplaced genomic scaffold, ASM291031v2 Un_scaffold1437, whole genome shotgun sequence genome. Proteins encoded here:
- the LOC112070831 gene encoding transmembrane protein 121-like yields the protein MVLPPPDKRHVCLTTIVIMTSMAFMDAYLVEQNQGPRKIGVCIIVLVGDICFLIVLRYVAVWVGAEVRTARRGYAMILWFLYIFVLEIKLYFIFQNCKADRKSLETVARKALTLLLSVCVPGLYLVLVALDSMEYVRTFRKKEDMRGRIFWVALDLLDLLDIQANLWEPQRTGLPIWAEGLMFFYCYVLLLTLPCVSLSEISTQGEHVSLQKMMLYPVLSLITINVVTILIRGVNMVLFQDSRVSTIFVGKNVVAIATKASTFLEYRRQVKEFPQPQNAMALEPQQNSVGRGHTPHTSHSQPLANSTNLPHEPSPAPHMET